The proteins below are encoded in one region of Mya arenaria isolate MELC-2E11 chromosome 15, ASM2691426v1:
- the LOC128220218 gene encoding uncharacterized protein LOC128220218 isoform X1: MEKNMDQDLDEIGPYSLTDLFECLKRVSLNEAKEISDILSVRRLNGLVEVTENYHMTALYFAVKNNFNGIVKSLLDKGVDVDRGQGCYSNYLGQFIWKETPLLNALFMTKFEMIEMLLQHGADPLYDSSKARLVDPMNGQTFSSGLTHVAFDVALTRGKYIVDMFLKYVNVKREYGERSHTCLCNAVKYYLEESCSSQSMEYIRQIIQKGGIICRGDCSTIAEGTGSFISGRICSIITLCLNNIVNVKEETLYGFHCSNSKAALHCLKLVCTSDYVHSDSTIYRTLSKYSEKVLEENDLSPEIENSKQQNIMWIINYTRNPSTLKHICSVVIRQYIPGVCSGKCDRLPIPNELRKYMNIDEFT, encoded by the coding sequence ATGGAGAAGAACATGGACCAGGATTTAGACGAGATAGGACCCTACAGCTTGACCGACCTGTTTGAATGCCTTAAAAGGGTATCACTGAATGAGGCTAAGGAAATTAGTGATATCCTGTCTGTGCGTCGATTAAACGGTCTGGTAGAAGTCACCGAGAACTACCACATGACAGCGCTGTATTTCGCCGTCAAAAATAACTTCAACGGTATCGTAAAAAGTTTGCTGGACAAGGGCGTAGATGTCGACAGGGGGCAGGGGTGTTACAGCAATTATTTGGGCCAATTTATCTGGAAGGAAACACCATTACTTAATGCATTGTTCATGACTAAATTTGAAATGATAGAAATGTTGTTACAGCATGGTGCGGATCCTTTATATGATTCGTCGAAGGCGAGGTTGGTCGATCCAATGAATGGGCAAACATTTAGTAGTGGACTCACTCATGTCGCCTTTGACGTTGCTCTTACACGGGGAAAATATATCGTagacatgtttttgaaatacgTAAATGTAAAGCGTGAATATGGTGAACGAAGCCACACATGTCTCTGCAACGCTGTGAAATACTATTTGGAGGAATCTTGTTCCTCACAGAGTATGGAGTATATACGTCAAATTATACAGAAAGGTGGAATCATTTGCAGGGGCGACTGTAGCACTATTGCTGAGGGTACGGGCAGTTTCATTTCAGGGAGAATATGCAGCATTATTACTCTTTGTCTGAATAATATTGTAAACGTAAAAGAAGAAACACTGTATGGGTTCCATTGTTCCAATAGTAAGGCGGCATTACATTGTCTTAAACTGGTTTGTACATCAGATTACGTACACTCGGACTCAACTATATACAGGACATTATCTAAATATAGCGAAAAGGTTCTAGAAGAAAATGACCTGTCACCAGAGATAGAAAACAGCAAGCAACAGAATATCATGTGGATTATCAATTACACTCGAAACCCGTCCACATTGAAGCACATATGTAGCGTTGTTATCAGACAATACATTCCCGGCGTGTGTTCCGGTAAATGTGACAGGCTACCAATTCCTAATGAATTGAGGAAATACATGAATATTGATGAATTTACCTGa